The following coding sequences lie in one Arachis hypogaea cultivar Tifrunner chromosome 9, arahy.Tifrunner.gnm2.J5K5, whole genome shotgun sequence genomic window:
- the LOC112710827 gene encoding pentatricopeptide repeat-containing protein At3g48250, chloroplastic, with the protein MMNRLKPIARSLRLRFLELPLATRLIATRSLQHSLNQVTSSSFSASSTAAPTVSSLSYHHSCNFRFPSIHHRFFFSSKPSSILELVSANDWSQGLELELDKCSPSLTHETVLYILRRLDKNPQKASCFFSWVSEKQWFIPSSSVYSLIVRILANKETMKQFWVTLRMMKEKGFFLDEETYVTISMHFKKEKMDSDCVALNHFYHRMLEENAMQGLVKKVVGVVSASKWGDEVANGLEKLNIQLSDNFVIRVLKELRTQPSKAFEFFHWAGKQFGFEHNTITYNAIARVLARTDSVEEFWNILEEMKSFGHELDIDTYVKISRQFRKSRMVENSVKLYELMMDSSYKPSVQDCVILLKSISECDFPDLNLVFRVAKKYESTGHTLSKAIYDSIHRSLTSLGKFSEAEKIVHTMRNAGYEPDNITYSQLVFGLCKTRRLEEACKVLDEMESCGCIPDIKTWTILIKGHCDAKEVDKALLCFSKMVEKGCDVDADLLDFLVDGFLGQERVEGAYKLLVEVVSTYRISPWQATFKNLIERLLGVGKLENAFDLLRLMKTHNYPPYPEPFVSYISKFGTVEDAAEFLKALSMKKYPSVASYLHVFESFFREGRFYEAKDLLYKCPHHIRQDSKIAELFSSNKSRAATN; encoded by the coding sequence ATGATGAATCGGCTAAAGCCAATTGCTCGTTCTCTCCGGCTTCGATTCCTCGAATTGCCTCTTGCCACCCGACTCATTGCAACTCGGTCACTCCAACACTCTCTGAACCAAGTGACTAGCTCCTCTTTCAGCGCTAGTTCTACTGCTGCACCTACGGTTTCTTCCCTTTCGTATCATCACTCTTGCAATTTTCGCTTTCCAAGCATTCATCACAGATTCTTCTTTTCTTCGAAACCTAGCTCAATTTTGGAGCTTGTTTCGGCCAACGATTGGTCCCAAGGGTTAGAGCTAGAGTTGGACAAGTGTTCCCCCTCTCTGACACATGAAACTGTTCTCTATATTTTGAGGAGGTTGGATAAAAATCCCCAAAAAGCTTCGTGCTTTTTTAGTTGGGTCAGTGAGAAACAATGGTTTATACCAAGTTCATCCGTGTATAGCTTGATTGTTAGAATTTTGGCCAATAAGGAGACCATGAAACAGTTTTGGGTTACTCTAAGGATGATGAAGGAAAAGGGGTTTTTTCTCGATGAAGAAACTTATGTGACAATTTCAATGCATTTTAAGAAGGAAAAAATGGACTCTGATTGTGTTGCTTTGAACCACTTCTATCATCGGATGCTGGAGGAAAATGCAATGCAAGGTCTTGTCAAGAAGGTGGTTGGGGTTGTTTCGGCATCAAAGTGGGGAGATGAGGTTGCGAACGGATTGGAGAAGCTTAACATTCAGCTGTCGGATAACTTTGTGATAAGGGTTTTGAAGGAGCTTCGAACTCAGCCTTCCAAGGCTTTTGAGTTCTTCCATTGGGCTGGGAAGCAATTTGGTTTTGAGCATAATACTATTACATACAATGCAATTGCAAGGGTTTTAGCTAGGACTGATTCGGTTGAGGAGTTTTGGAATATTCTTGAGGAGATGAAGAGTTTTGGTCATGAATTGGATATCGATACTTATGTGAAGATATCGAGGCAGTTTCGAAAGAGTAGGATGGTGGAGAATTCGGTGAAGCTTTATGAGCTTATGATGGATAGCTCATACAAACCATCAGTTCAGGATTGTGTTATCCTTTTGAAGAGTATATCTGAATGTGATTTTCCGGATCTCAATTTAGTTTTCAGAGTAGCTAAGAAATATGAGTCAACTGGGCACACACTATCCAAGGCAATCTATGATTCCATCCATAGGTCTTTGACAAGCTTAGGGAAATTCAGTGAAGCTGAAAAAATTGTTCACACAATGAGAAATGCTGGTTATGAGCCTGATAATATCACCTACAGTCAATTAGTGTTTGGACTTTGTAAGACAAGGAGGCTTGAAGAAGCATGTAAGGTGTTGGATGAGATGGAATCTTGTGGATGTATCCCTGATATCAAGACATGGACCATCTTAATCAAAGGGCATTGTGATGCCAAAGAAGTAGATAAGGCATTGCTTTGTTTTTCTAAGATGGTCGAAAAGGGCTGCGATGTTGACGCTGACTTATTGGActttttggttgatggttttctTGGTCAGGAAAGGGTGGAAGGTGCTTACAAGTTGCTTGTAGAGGTTGTTAGCACGTATCGTATATCGCCATGGCAAGCTACATTTAAGAATCTGATTGAAAGATTGTTAGGAGTTGGGAAGCTTGAGAATGCATTTGACCTTCTTCGTCTAATGAAGACACACAACTACCCTCCATACCCTGAACCCTTTGTTTCCTATATTTCCAAGTTTGGGACAGTAGAAGATGCTGCAGAATTTCTTAAGGCACTGAGTATGAAAAAATACCCATCTGTTGCATCTTACCTTCATGTTTTTGAATCCTTCTTCCGAGAAGGTAGATTCTATGAGGCCAAAGATTTGTTGTACAAGTGTCCTCATCATATTCGTCAGGACAGTAAAATTGCTGAACTTTTTAGTTCAAACAAGAGTCGTGCAGCCACTAATTGA
- the LOC112710829 gene encoding uncharacterized protein, protein MKKKKIEPYQEEQQHQHHKQEQEELEILKAVAQAWYSHSGSSKPMSEFDARRRNFKVKPSRFKLEAMRDTGSSSSSSSSSPCYWNFQQSLWDSYELCDSVKRIEMGLDLDNNPFGYLCGSIRSQQNRKPESKNNLRNLFSHFSSRRFNATKNDENVN, encoded by the coding sequence atgaagaagaagaagatagagcctTATCAGGAAGAACAACAGCACCAGCACcacaaacaagaacaagaagagtTGGAAATATTGAAAGCAGTGGCACAAGCCTGGTACAGCCACTCAGGAAGCTCTAAACCTATGAGTGAGTTTGATGCACGCAGAAGAAACTTCAAAGTGAAGCCTTCAAGGTTCAAGCTAGAAGCAATGAGGGAcacaggttcttcttcttcttcttcctcttcttcaccttgttACTGGAATTTTCAGCAGTCACTTTGGGATTCATATGAACTTTGTGACAGTGTCAAGAGAATTGAAATGGGGTTGGATTTAGATAATAACCCTTTTGGTTACTTATGTGGTTCGATTCGAAGCCAACAGAATCGAAAGCCGGAGAGTAAGAATAACCTCAGAAACCTGTTCTCTCATTTTTCTTCTAGGCGGTTTAATGCTACCAAGAATGATGAAAATGTTAATTAA